The Phalacrocorax carbo chromosome 28, bPhaCar2.1, whole genome shotgun sequence genome has a window encoding:
- the LOC135318033 gene encoding SUN domain-containing protein 5-like, which translates to MARRKAPQGRHQGASKGSVGINARQELAGEAAGPSCCQASGNLCVEVELVTVPSTSAPCSATQGPAKWCSKATGIARAVLSLAWHLAGALVSLWRHLLSTRIFARQKMAPRSKRLLKVFFLWLPVALAGAYCATSLPVWTTQAKGLIEELTRVSSANLKMLWNLPVLVVEETQKTRFLLEEVAQLRAQIRSLKEAQEVNQAASKKALGAYVEMSDWALESSGATIDTQRTSETYDCQENWSCWALRFFRAAKPPETILQADVSPGNCWPFQGHQGQVVIRLPARVHLTAITVQHISKDVSPSGTVISAPRDVAVFGVDADGEEETLLGTFTYNVAKEAIQTFPLKNAPLPRAFPSVKLLVESNWGNPAYTCVYRVQVHGKMAQPESPR; encoded by the exons ATGGCGAGGAGAAAGGCCCCCCAGGGAAGACACCAAGGGGCCTCCAAAGGCTCCGTTGGGATTAATGCCAGACAAGagctggcaggggaggcagcgggGCCGAGCTGCTGCCAGGCCAGCGG gAACCTGTGCGTGGAGGTGGAGCTGGTGACGGTCCCTTCCACCTcggctccctgctctgccacgcAAGGGCCTGCCAAGTGGTGCAGCAAGGCCACAGGAATTGCAA GGGCGGTCCTCAGCCTGGCTTGGCATCTGGCAGGTGCCCTTGTCTCCCTGTGGAGACACCTGCTGAGCACACGCATCTTTGCCAG GCAAAAGATGGCCCCGCGGAGCAAGAGGTTGCTGAAAGTCTTCTTCCTGTGGCTCCCAGTGGCTCTGG CTGGTGCTTACTGCGCGACCTCGCTGCCGGTGTGGACAACGCAGGCAAAGGGACTGATAGAG GAGCTGACACGCGTGTCGTCGGCAAACCTGAAGATGCTGTG GAACTTGCCCGTTTTGGTGGTGGAGGAGACCCAAAAGACACGCTttctgctggaggaggtggctCAGCTGAGGGCACAGATCCGCAGTTTGAAG GAAGCTCAGGAAGTGAACCAGGCAGCGTCCAAGAAGGCTTTGGGTGCCTACGTCGAGATGTCTGACTGGGCCCTGGAAAGCTCTG GTGCCACCATTGACACGCAGAGAACTTCCGAGACCTACGACTGCCAAGAGAATTGGAGCTGCTGGGCTTTACGGTTCTTCCGCGCTGCCAAGCCTCCTGAGACTATTTTGCAG GCGGATGTTTCCCCAGGAAACTGCTGGCCTTTCCAAGGGCATCAGGGCCAGGTGGTCATCAGGTTGCCAGCACGAGTCCATCTGACTGCCATCACTGTGCAGCACATCTCCAAAGACGTGTCTCCATCTGGGACCGTCATCAGCGCCCCCAGAGATGTCGCTGTCTTT GGAGTGGATGCGGACGGAGAAGAGGAAACTCTCCTTGGGACGTTCACGTACAACGTGGCGAAAGAGGCCATTCAGACCTTCCCTCTGAAG AACGCGCCGCTTCCCAGAGCCTTTCCGTCTGTCAAACTTCTTGTGGAGAGCAACTGGGGAAACCCAGCGTACACCTGCGTTTATCGAGTGCAGGTTCATGGGAAGATGGCGCAACCAGAGAGCCCCAGGTGa